The Gemmatimonadota bacterium genome has a segment encoding these proteins:
- a CDS encoding type II toxin-antitoxin system prevent-host-death family antitoxin, whose product MKRVTAFDAKTRFGELLDRVASGEEIIITRHDHPIARIVPEGRRPLDQTRAAVARLHALRDRIAARRGPRSPLTAADVVAAIDDGRA is encoded by the coding sequence ATGAAACGTGTGACCGCGTTCGACGCCAAGACCCGGTTCGGCGAGCTCCTCGACCGCGTCGCGAGCGGCGAGGAGATCATCATCACACGGCACGATCATCCGATCGCCCGGATTGTCCCGGAGGGGAGACGGCCGCTCGACCAGACCCGCGCCGCGGTCGCTCGCCTTCACGCGCTCCGTGATCGGATTGCCGCTCGACGCGGACCTCGGTCACCATTGACGGCCGCGGATGTCGTCGCGGCGATCGACGATGGCCGGGCGTAA
- a CDS encoding DUF1295 domain-containing protein, translated as MFWSIALIALLIQWVAFVPAFARRTERFYDLVGSATFITATALAVWNGWPLDLRAALLALMVVIWALRLGSYLVGRIQRAGRDDRFDEIKQSAPRFLLAWTLQGLWVVITSAPAVLGIVSDRRAQADVALAVGFVLWAAGFLIEVIADGQKARFAADPRNRGRFIATGLWARSRHPNYFGEILLWVGVAVMAAPVLVGWERLALLSPLFVAWLLMRVSGIPMLERKAEARWGAEPAYRAWRERTPRLVPRIMGGPGAA; from the coding sequence ATGTTCTGGTCCATCGCCCTCATCGCGCTGCTCATCCAGTGGGTCGCCTTCGTCCCGGCGTTCGCGAGGCGGACCGAGCGCTTCTATGACCTCGTGGGGAGCGCGACGTTTATCACGGCGACGGCGCTGGCGGTCTGGAATGGCTGGCCGCTGGACCTCCGCGCGGCGCTCCTCGCCCTGATGGTGGTAATATGGGCGCTGCGCCTCGGGAGTTACCTCGTCGGGCGCATCCAGCGCGCGGGTCGTGACGACCGCTTCGACGAGATCAAGCAGTCGGCACCGCGATTCCTCCTCGCGTGGACGCTACAGGGACTCTGGGTCGTCATCACCTCGGCCCCAGCGGTCCTCGGCATCGTGTCCGATCGCCGCGCCCAGGCGGACGTCGCGTTGGCGGTGGGTTTCGTCCTATGGGCGGCCGGGTTTCTTATTGAAGTGATCGCCGACGGCCAGAAGGCGCGCTTTGCCGCCGACCCACGGAACCGCGGTCGGTTCATCGCCACCGGGCTCTGGGCGCGTTCGCGTCACCCGAACTACTTCGGCGAGATCCTGCTCTGGGTCGGCGTGGCGGTGATGGCGGCCCCGGTGTTGGTGGGGTGGGAAAGGCTGGCCCTGCTGTCCCCGCTCTTTGTGGCCTGGTTGCTGATGCGCGTCAGCGGGATCCCCATGCTCGAGCGGAAGGCCGAGGCGCGTTGGGGGGCGGAGCCGGCGTATCGCGCATGGCGGGAGCGCACGCCGCGGTTGGTGCCTCGCATCATGGGCGGGCCGGGCGCCGCCTAA
- the queG gene encoding tRNA epoxyqueuosine(34) reductase QueG, whose translation MHTGPPPADAAGHATRVKALAYALGFDLVGITTLGPSETIGAFNDWIAQGYAGTMGYLARGAEKRADSRLVYDGAVSAIVVGMNYGGTQPPGPIARYARGRDYHDVLVDRLNELLSRVRGEVAPTVRGKPYVDTGPILERDLARRAGLGWFGKNTNLIHPRHGSFFFLGALLLDLPLAADAPFEEDHCGTCTRCLTACPTGAFVAPRVLDATRCISYLTIELRDEIPAPLRPLMGELVFGCDICQEVCPWNVKFAHDVTDPELQTRPELVAPDLAELVQLSEEQFRARFRGSPVLRTKRRGLARNVAVALGNRGAPGDAPALQRAAQDPEPIVREHAAWAQAQRANREAR comes from the coding sequence ATGCACACTGGGCCGCCGCCCGCTGACGCCGCAGGGCACGCCACGCGGGTCAAGGCGCTGGCCTACGCCCTCGGCTTCGACCTTGTCGGGATCACCACCCTGGGTCCGTCGGAGACAATCGGCGCCTTCAACGACTGGATCGCGCAGGGCTACGCCGGCACCATGGGATACCTCGCACGTGGAGCCGAGAAGCGCGCGGATTCCCGACTCGTGTATGATGGGGCGGTGTCGGCGATCGTCGTGGGGATGAACTATGGGGGCACGCAACCGCCGGGACCGATCGCTCGTTATGCACGCGGACGCGACTACCACGACGTCCTGGTCGACCGGCTCAACGAGTTGCTCAGCCGCGTGCGCGGCGAGGTGGCCCCCACGGTGCGCGGCAAGCCGTATGTAGACACCGGCCCGATCCTCGAACGCGACCTCGCCCGCCGTGCGGGACTCGGCTGGTTTGGCAAGAACACGAACCTGATCCACCCCCGCCACGGCTCGTTCTTCTTTCTTGGCGCGCTGCTGCTCGACCTCCCGCTTGCCGCGGATGCGCCGTTCGAGGAGGATCATTGCGGCACCTGCACGCGCTGCCTGACGGCGTGCCCCACCGGCGCCTTCGTGGCGCCCCGGGTGCTGGACGCCACGCGTTGCATCTCCTACCTGACCATTGAGCTACGGGACGAGATCCCGGCGCCGCTGCGCCCGCTCATGGGCGAGCTCGTGTTCGGGTGCGATATCTGCCAGGAGGTCTGTCCGTGGAACGTCAAGTTCGCCCACGACGTCACCGACCCCGAGCTCCAAACCCGCCCCGAGCTGGTGGCTCCCGACCTTGCCGAGCTGGTTCAATTGAGCGAGGAGCAGTTCCGGGCGCGTTTTCGCGGAAGCCCGGTGTTGCGCACCAAGCGGCGCGGCCTCGCGCGGAATGTCGCGGTGGCGCTGGGGAACCGTGGCGCACCCGGCGATGCGCCCGCGCTCCAGCGCGCCGCGCAGGACCCCGAGCCGATCGTGCGCGAGCACGCGGCGTGGGCCCAGGCACAGCGCGCGAACCGCGAGGCTCGTTAG